One Primulina eburnea isolate SZY01 chromosome 4, ASM2296580v1, whole genome shotgun sequence genomic window, gggctcggctcgttaaactaTTTGCTTGGCTCGGGCTCGTTACGAGCCTTTggtttgaagctcgggctcggctcgagctcggctcgttaagaaataagaaaaaaaCAACTTAATTAAATAAGTTTCTTTGGGATCGGTTCTTTTTTCTAATGatcaaataagaaaaaaaaacaacttaATTAAACCCAACAACCAAATAAGAATTCAACATGATAAAACATAAAAGAATTACCAGAGCATGAATGAGCTTGCTGTTCTTGCCTCGCTCCCTCGTGAACCCAACTTCAACAACCTAATAGGAATTCAACAAGATAAAACAAAAaagatatttaaattaaaacaaacaaacaaacttcACCAATTCAATGATAAACATTCGATGGTAATGACCTTAATTCAAATGAATCTTCTTAAGCCCCGAATTTTCCTTTTACATAGAAgcacaaaaattcaaaatgttaGAATTAACCAACCTAAATTAATAGAAAATAACACATATCTAATAAAGacacaattaaattaaatatcaatTTACTTACATTTTCTTTTCTCTTGACTAGGTACCGGGCACGTAACCAATCTTCTGCACAAAGCAACATCTGAACCGTATCCACTCCCAAATTGACACAATATGAATCAATAACTCTACCACCAGCGCTGAAAGCCGATTCAGAAGCGACACAAGTTATTGGAATTGATAGTACATCACATGCCATCTTTGACAAAATCCTAAACTTTAAGTTGTTCATCTTCCACCATGACAATGCATCAAATTCATCATCTTCTTCACACAATACAACCCCTTCCTCAAAGTACACTTCAAGTTCGGACTTCACTTGCTCCACACTATCAACATTCTTAATATAGTTGGCAAATGCTATCCTCACTTTACCCTTTCCTTTTGCACTAACAATACTTGAAACACTAGAACTTTCTTTCTGAGCATCACCTGAAACATCCTTTTCAGCAACATTATTTTTGTGAGCATCAACATATTCACGATACAACAAACGCAATGTCTCACGAACTGTAACGATGTTCTCAATTGCATCAACTTCAGAATAGATTTCTGGAAAACACCATTCAATCAACTTCATCTTATTCCTTGGATCTAATACAGCTGCCATAGAAATTAACAAGTTACAGTGACCCCAATACTTGTCGAATTTAGTCTTCATTTTGTTAACCATATCTTTCATCAAACTACCTTCACCCATACTTGTATTATTCAACAACCTCTTTATGTTATAAAGTTCAGGTAGAAACAAATTTGAAGTTGGATATTCTGAACCTGAAAAATGTAGATAACTATATTAGATATTCAGACAATAAACAATTTTATTAAGAAACAAGATTCAAGTTTAATATTATTACCTGAAATGATGTGGGT contains:
- the LOC140830225 gene encoding zinc finger BED domain-containing protein RICESLEEPER 2-like, with product MSESESVNAVQNFRYDQAKIREIVSHMIIVQELPFVFADWNLQKRNLNFCDVPPPHTGIVVCDVLNKCLVEWGIENKVWTITVDNATYNDVAIRMLKENLSYKNNLPLGGKLFHVRCCAHILNLLVQDGLSEIQNIISNVRESVKHISASEFRLIIFGEIAKQLQLSSKKLVMDCCTRWNATYCMLSTALEFKDVFPRYQQRDPTYNTLLSEKDWEKVRVVCSFLQEFNEVTHIISGSEYPTSNLFLPELYNIKRLLNNTSMGEGSLMKDMVNKMKTKFDKYWGHCNLLISMAAVLDPRNKMKLIEWCFPEIYSEVDAIENIVTVRETLRLLYREYVDAHKNNVAEKDVSGDAQKESSSVSSIVSAKGKGKVRIAFANYIKNVDSVEQVKSELEVYFEEGVVLCEEDDEFDALSWWKMNNLKFRILSKMACDVLSIPITCVASESAFSAGGRVIDSYCVNLGVDTVQMLLCAEDWLRARYLVKRKENVSKLIFNLIVSLLDMCYFLLI